From a single Fusobacterium pseudoperiodonticum genomic region:
- a CDS encoding D-alanyl-D-alanine carboxypeptidase family protein, whose amino-acid sequence MFKRFKNLFLVMAILGLIFSTSYSGPVKEIQSIEEYSAQVLGDEEEDAEDTSQTIVMPKVKKVEKKEEIKKETEVKKEEIKEEVKKETKKEAVKEEPKKKEEVKKEEIKKEPEVKVVKEEVKKPEKIETKEVKKVEEEKKTETKNLALEEPENPEKDKQKYEMITYYSKDGVEWVLPDNFRAVLVGDLNGNVIFSKNADKIYPLASVTKVMSLLVTFDEINAGNISLNDSVRISKTPLKYGGSGIALKEGQIFVLEDLIKASAVYSANNATYAIAEYVGEGSIFNFVAKMNKKLKQLGLQNDIKYHTPAGLPTRNTKMPMDEGTPRGIYKLSIEALKYHKYIEIAGIKNTKIHNGKISIRNRNHLIGEDGVYGIKTGFHKEAKYNITVAVKFEGIDLIIVVMGGETYKTRDDLVRTIIANLKENYTVRNGQLIRK is encoded by the coding sequence ATGTTTAAAAGATTTAAAAATTTGTTTTTAGTTATGGCAATTTTGGGACTTATATTTTCAACTTCATATTCTGGTCCAGTTAAAGAGATTCAGTCAATAGAAGAGTATTCAGCTCAAGTTTTAGGAGATGAAGAAGAAGACGCTGAGGATACAAGTCAAACAATAGTAATGCCCAAGGTTAAAAAGGTAGAAAAGAAAGAAGAAATAAAAAAAGAAACTGAAGTTAAAAAAGAAGAAATTAAGGAAGAAGTAAAGAAAGAAACAAAAAAAGAGGCTGTTAAGGAAGAGCCTAAAAAGAAAGAAGAAGTAAAAAAGGAAGAAATAAAAAAAGAGCCTGAAGTTAAGGTTGTTAAAGAAGAAGTAAAGAAACCTGAGAAAATAGAAACTAAAGAAGTTAAAAAAGTAGAAGAAGAAAAGAAAACAGAAACTAAAAATTTAGCTCTTGAAGAACCAGAAAATCCAGAAAAAGATAAACAAAAATATGAAATGATCACATATTATTCAAAAGATGGAGTTGAATGGGTACTACCAGATAACTTTAGAGCAGTTTTGGTTGGAGATTTAAATGGGAATGTAATATTCTCAAAGAATGCTGATAAGATATATCCACTTGCATCAGTGACAAAAGTAATGTCACTATTGGTTACTTTTGATGAAATCAATGCAGGAAATATCAGTTTAAATGATAGTGTAAGAATAAGTAAAACTCCTTTAAAATATGGAGGTAGTGGTATAGCTTTAAAAGAAGGGCAAATCTTTGTGCTGGAAGACTTAATAAAGGCTTCGGCAGTTTATTCAGCAAATAACGCAACTTATGCTATAGCTGAATATGTAGGTGAAGGAAGTATATTCAATTTTGTGGCTAAGATGAATAAAAAGTTAAAACAACTTGGTCTACAAAATGATATTAAATATCATACACCTGCTGGTTTACCAACAAGAAATACTAAGATGCCTATGGACGAAGGAACTCCAAGAGGAATCTATAAACTATCTATAGAAGCATTAAAATATCATAAATATATTGAAATAGCTGGAATAAAAAATACAAAGATACATAATGGTAAGATTTCTATAAGAAACAGAAACCATTTAATAGGTGAAGATGGAGTTTATGGAATAAAAACTGGATTCCACAAGGAAGCGAAATATAATATAACAGTAGCAGTTAAGTTTGAAGGTATAGATTTAATTATAGTTGTTATGGGTGGAGAAACATATAAAACTAGAGATGATTTAGTAAGAACTATAATAGCTAATTTAAAAGAAAATTATACAGTAAGAAATGGTCAATTAATAAGAAAATAA